In the genome of Dermacentor silvarum isolate Dsil-2018 chromosome 1, BIME_Dsil_1.4, whole genome shotgun sequence, one region contains:
- the LOC119439095 gene encoding kinesin-like protein KIF18B produces the protein MAVRVRLLSYRLSETTSILLVVVTPAPMVPRVPLQGRGGVFPFQDGGNVKPNEDQTFTFYEFFDETEENVYVCENTTRGMLTMLLDGCNCSVLACISTGIDKAFALLGSEECPGVVSLMASELYQRAPKLLPQGQTCDVAVACLEVYNKVVRHLLCLDPPKDIAILNLTIHKVKEAGTLLEPIMKGKNRTQHATDADAESSWSHAIFESYVTVMETATSTSKETRISMCSVDLAGSEHAAASRRDTKDQMREGTKLNLSLLVLGNCIDAHSKKGTKQVMYQDSKLTHILKSPLGG, from the exons ATGGCAGTGCGCGTGCGCCTCCTGAGCTATCGTCTCTCCGAGACCACCAGCATACTCCTCGTGGTCGTCACGCCCGCGCCCATG GTGCCACGCGTTCCACTCCAAGGCCGAGGCGGAGTCTTTCCATTTCAAGACGGGGGTAACGTCAAGCCCAATGAAGACCAAACGTTCACGTTTTATGAGTTCTTCGATGAAACAGAAGagaatgtgtatgtgtgtgagaaCACCACCAGGGGCATGCTGACGATGCTCCTTGACGGGTGCAATTGCTCTGTATTGGCGTGTATTTCTACGGGCATCGACAAAGCTTTCGCATTGCTGGGCTCCGAGGAATGCCCCGGAGTGGTCTCCCTCATGGCCAGCGAGTTGTACCAGCGCGCGCCCAAGCTGCTGCCACAGGGCCAGACATGCGACGTAGCAGTCGCCTGTCTGGAAGTCTACAACAAGGTTGTGCGACACCTGCTTTGCCTCGACCCGCCCAAGGACATTGCCATATTGAACCTCACCATACACAAGGTGAAGGAGGCCGGCACCCTCCTCGAGCCGATCATGAAAGGAAAGAACCGGACGCAGCATGCCACAGATGCTGATGCTGAGTCTTCGTGGTCGCACGCCATCTTCGAGAGCTACGTCACAGTAATGGAGACTGCGACAAGCACGAGCAAGGAAACTCGCATCTCGATGTGCTCTGTTGACCTTGCCGGCTCGGAGCACGCAGCTGCGTCCAGACGGGACACAAAGGATCAGATGCGTGAGGGTACCAAGCTCAACCTGTCGCTCCTGGTCCTTGGCAACTGCATCGACGCCCACTCGAAGAAAGGGACGAAGCAAGTGATGTACCAGGACTCCAAGCTGACCCACATCCTCAAGAGCCCGCTGGGTGGTTAG
- the LOC119439111 gene encoding kinesin-like protein KIF18A — translation MQESTVVPSDLKRRSNETAHSSAPKRRRSNKDQLSPGVRVHLAVRVRLLSYRDSATDSIVLVVITPAPMVKPTPATSRHPTTEESTMVSPNRKRHSNEAAQSSATKRRRSRKEPPSSEVRVNVRVNVRLLSVRDLQTPSIVRVLDYRCHVFDPKAEAESFHFEGGGNVKPNVDQTFMFYQFFDETEDHVYVFENTTWGMLTMLLEGCNCSVLACISRGTDKAFALLGSEECPGVLSLMASQLYQRVLKLRSEGQTCALAVPCLEVYNKVFQEMLCLDPAKGIAILNLTIHKVTEAGTILELFFKGNKNRSQHATDAHAESSSSHAIFESYVTVTENVTRSDARGTKLNLSLLALGNCIDARAKNGTQQVPYQDFKLTHILKDSLGGSGNAHVIGTATALKLSALIEEFKQKVEGLERKLEKAKCGRL, via the exons ATGCAGGAATCTACCGTGGTGCCGTCAGACCTCAAGAGGCGTTCTAACGAGACCGCGCATTCGTCAGCCCCGAAACGCCGCCGATCGAACAAGGACCAGCTATCGCCCGGGGTACGGGTGCATTTGGCAGTGCGCGTGCGTCTACTCAGCTATCGTGACTCCGCCACCGACAGCATCGTCCTCGTGGTCATCACGCCCGCGCCCATGGTAAAGCCGACTCCCGcaacatcgaggcaccctaccacgGAGGAGTCTACAATGGTGTCACCAAACCGCAAGAGACATTCTAACGAGGCCGCGCAGTCGTCAGCCACGAAACGTCGCCGATCCAGGAAAGAGCCACCGTCGTCGGAGGTACGGGTGAACGTGAGAGTGAATGTGCGCCTACTGAGCGTTCGTGACCTTCAGACCCCAAGCATCGTTCGCGTGCTGGATTACAGGTGCCATGTGTTCGACCCCAAGGCCGAGGCGGAGTCTTTCCATTTTGAAGGCGGTGGTAATGTCAAGCCCAATGTAGACCAAACGTTCATGTTTTATCAGTTCTTTGATGAAACAGAAGACCATGTGTATGTGTTTGAGAACACCACCTGGGGCATGCTGACGATGCTCCTTGAAGGGTGCAACTGCTCTGTGTTGGCGTGCATTTCTAGGGGCACCGACAAAGCTTTCGCATTGCTGGGCTCCGAGGAATGCCCCGGCGTGCTCTCCCTCATGGCCAGCCAGTTGTACCAGCGCGTGCTTAAGCTGCGGTCAGAGGGCCAGACATGCGCCCTAGCAGTCCCCTGTCTGGAAGTCTACAACAAGGTTTTTCAAGAAATGCTTTGCCTCGACCCGGCGAAGGGCATTGCCATATTGAACCTCACCATACACAAGGTGACGGAGGCCGGCACCATCCTCGAGCTGTTCTTCAAAGGAAACAAGAACCGGTCTCAGCATGCCACCGACGCTCATGCTGAGTCTTCATCGTCGCACGCCATCTTCGAGAGCTACGTCACAGTGACGGAGAATGTGACAA GATCAGATGCGCGAGGTACCAAGCTCAACCTGTCGCTCCTGGCCCTCGGCAACTGCATCGACGCCCGCGCAAAGAACGGGACCCAGCAGGTGCCGTACCAGGACTTCAAGCTCACGCACATCCTCAAGGACTCGCTGGGTGGCTCGGGCAATGCCCATGTGATTGGGACAGCGACGGCGTTGAAGCTCAG CGCGCTCATCGAGGAGTTCAAGCAGAAGGTGGAAGGCCTTGAGCGTAAGCTCGAGAAGGCGAAATGTGGCAGGCTGTAG